One Pasteurella dagmatis DNA segment encodes these proteins:
- the ureC gene encoding urease subunit alpha, whose amino-acid sequence MALTIPRSQYVATFGPTVGDKVRLGDTDLWATVEQDLLTKGDECKFGGGKSVRDGMAQSSTATRDNPNVLDFVITNVMIIDANLGVIKADIGIRDGRIAGIGQAGNPDTMDNVTPNMIIGASTEVHNGTHLIATAGGIDTHVHFICPQQAQHAIENGITTLIGGGSGPADGTHATTCTSGAFNLERMFQACEALPVNVGFLGKGNCSTLEPLREQVRAGVLGLKIHEDWGATHATIDAALKVADEMDIQVAIHTDTLNECGFLEDTMKSIDGRVIHTFHTEGAGGGHAPDIIQAAMYSNVLPASTNPTRPFTVNTIDEHLDMLMVCHHLDKRVPEDVAFADSRIRPETIAAEDILHDIGVFSIMSSDSQAMGRVGEVVTRTWQTADKMKGQRGELAAPNGSEGNDNFRIKRYIAKYTINPAIAHGIAEHVGSLEVGKLADIVLWKPMFFGVKPEFVMKKGFISYAKMGDPNASIPTPQPILYRPMYGAQAKANCESAVYFVSQAAVDANIKAQYGIEKDTIAVKGCRDVSKKDLVHNSETPEITVDPERYEVRVDGELITCEPAEKVSLAQRYFLF is encoded by the coding sequence ATGGCATTAACAATTCCACGTAGTCAATATGTTGCGACTTTTGGTCCAACGGTTGGGGATAAAGTGCGTTTAGGCGATACGGATTTATGGGCAACTGTCGAACAAGATTTATTAACTAAAGGTGATGAGTGTAAATTTGGCGGAGGTAAATCCGTTCGTGATGGAATGGCACAGTCAAGCACCGCAACTCGTGATAATCCAAATGTATTAGATTTTGTTATCACAAACGTGATGATTATTGATGCAAATTTAGGTGTAATTAAAGCAGATATAGGTATTCGTGATGGACGTATTGCGGGCATTGGCCAAGCGGGAAATCCTGACACAATGGATAATGTGACACCTAATATGATTATTGGTGCAAGTACTGAAGTACATAATGGAACACACTTAATTGCGACAGCGGGTGGTATTGATACACATGTACATTTTATTTGTCCACAACAAGCACAACATGCTATTGAAAACGGAATTACAACCTTAATTGGTGGTGGTTCAGGCCCGGCAGATGGCACGCACGCAACCACTTGTACATCAGGTGCGTTTAACCTTGAACGGATGTTCCAAGCTTGTGAAGCATTACCAGTAAATGTGGGTTTCTTAGGAAAAGGAAACTGTTCAACGCTAGAACCATTAAGAGAACAGGTGCGTGCGGGTGTGTTAGGCTTAAAAATTCACGAAGACTGGGGTGCAACTCACGCAACCATTGATGCTGCATTAAAAGTGGCAGATGAAATGGACATTCAAGTTGCTATTCATACTGATACATTAAATGAATGTGGCTTCTTAGAAGATACAATGAAATCGATTGATGGTCGTGTAATCCACACTTTCCATACGGAAGGTGCTGGTGGTGGCCACGCGCCGGATATCATTCAAGCAGCGATGTATTCAAACGTGTTACCCGCTTCAACCAACCCTACTCGCCCATTTACGGTAAATACCATTGATGAGCATTTGGATATGTTGATGGTATGCCACCATTTAGATAAACGTGTGCCTGAAGATGTTGCATTTGCGGATAGCCGTATTCGCCCAGAAACCATTGCAGCAGAAGATATTCTGCACGATATTGGTGTGTTCTCAATTATGAGTTCAGACTCGCAAGCAATGGGACGAGTAGGCGAAGTGGTTACTCGTACTTGGCAGACCGCTGATAAAATGAAAGGTCAACGTGGTGAGTTAGCTGCACCAAATGGAAGCGAGGGTAATGATAACTTCCGTATTAAGCGTTACATTGCAAAATACACAATTAACCCAGCAATCGCACACGGTATTGCAGAACACGTTGGTTCATTAGAAGTGGGTAAACTTGCGGATATCGTGCTTTGGAAGCCAATGTTCTTTGGTGTGAAGCCTGAATTTGTGATGAAAAAAGGCTTTATTAGCTATGCGAAAATGGGTGACCCAAATGCGTCGATCCCAACTCCACAGCCGATTTTATATCGTCCAATGTACGGTGCACAAGCGAAGGCAAACTGTGAAAGTGCGGTCTATTTTGTGTCACAAGCTGCAGTCGATGCGAATATCAAAGCGCAATACGGCATTGAAAAAGACACTATTGCAGTAAAAGGCTGTCGTGATGTGAGCAAAAAAGACTTAGTCCACAATAGCGAAACCCCAGAAATTACGGTTGATCCAGAACGTTATGAAGTGCGTGTTGATGGTGAGTTGATTACTTGTGAACCTGCTGAAAAAGTTTCTTTAGCACAACGTTATTTCTTATTCTAA
- a CDS encoding DNA translocase FtsK, producing MNRKLSDQLLEESQLFDEIKAFVINRSYASISEIQRKFKVGFNRAARMVDKLEKKGIIAPINDEGVRLSRVITNAQQKWWNDLPDVWKRVFIIHLYDKPKCFLLDHEWTEDVGDLQLREKTDLIKIFCLTEIWCSNNKLIVDLPDLRYFHRLRDLSIRSARIRDISKLANCKSLVNVDLSGNEIQDITPLCELDLLERVNLIGNPFEDLELEAELIARSNERRKSFERYRKTMEEQMIQIEKFYDC from the coding sequence ATGAATAGAAAATTATCAGATCAATTATTAGAAGAAAGTCAGTTATTTGATGAAATTAAAGCTTTTGTGATTAACCGTTCTTATGCCTCTATTTCAGAGATACAACGTAAGTTTAAAGTGGGATTTAATCGTGCTGCAAGGATGGTAGATAAGCTTGAAAAGAAAGGCATTATTGCACCAATAAATGATGAGGGGGTTCGTTTATCTAGGGTTATTACAAATGCGCAACAAAAATGGTGGAATGACCTACCCGATGTTTGGAAAAGGGTATTTATCATTCATCTCTATGATAAACCGAAATGTTTTCTACTTGATCACGAATGGACTGAGGATGTGGGTGACCTCCAGCTCAGAGAAAAAACAGATTTGATCAAAATTTTTTGTTTGACGGAAATCTGGTGCTCCAATAATAAATTGATTGTGGATTTACCTGATTTGCGCTATTTCCATCGCCTACGGGATTTGAGCATTCGATCTGCGAGGATTCGTGATATTAGTAAGCTGGCTAATTGTAAAAGTTTGGTCAATGTTGATCTTTCAGGTAATGAAATTCAGGATATTACACCGCTGTGTGAGCTTGATTTATTGGAAAGAGTGAATTTAATCGGTAATCCATTTGAAGATTTAGAGTTAGAAGCAGAGTTGATTGCACGCAGTAATGAGCGTCGTAAGTCTTTTGAAAGATATAGAAAAACGATGGAAGAGCAGATGATCCAAATAGAAAAGTTCTATGACTGCTGA
- the ureE gene encoding urease accessory protein UreE: MKIINPILPIMEEILGNLTALREARKITNQKIEYVALHWYESERNILRKPTQSGREIAFRLLKEGQRLKHDDVVFISDDLVIAIEILPSEVIVLSPKTLPEMARACYEIGNKHSPLFLDGDEVTLPYDKPMFEWLQAAGFAPQKAERRLSQALRANSAQGHGHSHGHSHSHSHDHHGYHHHGDGNWHKH; encoded by the coding sequence ATGAAAATAATTAATCCAATCCTTCCGATTATGGAAGAAATTTTAGGTAATTTAACCGCACTTCGTGAGGCTAGAAAAATTACAAATCAAAAAATTGAATATGTGGCATTACATTGGTATGAAAGCGAACGAAATATTTTGCGTAAGCCGACACAATCGGGGCGTGAAATTGCCTTTCGTTTATTAAAAGAAGGGCAACGTTTAAAGCACGATGACGTAGTTTTTATTAGCGATGATTTAGTGATCGCGATTGAAATTTTACCAAGTGAAGTGATTGTGCTTTCACCAAAAACATTACCTGAAATGGCGCGTGCTTGTTATGAAATTGGTAACAAACATTCACCGCTCTTTTTAGATGGTGATGAAGTGACTTTACCTTATGACAAACCGATGTTTGAATGGCTACAAGCAGCAGGCTTTGCACCACAAAAAGCGGAGCGCCGTTTAAGTCAGGCATTGAGAGCAAACTCGGCACAAGGTCACGGTCATTCTCATGGGCATAGTCATTCGCATAGCCACGACCATCACGGTTATCACCACCACGGAGATGGGAATTGGCACAAACACTAG
- a CDS encoding helix-turn-helix transcriptional regulator, producing MKGDKLSTLQFQLELLRLIPKSRRIGTKELQEKLRDSGYERDLRSIQRHLSSLYEQFCYDLDCDGKKPAGYKWKENSSGLNLPLLNEHQSLVLMLARDQLKTLLPPNIMKSMEPFFEQAKRNLLEDDAKKAGSEWLGKVAIAPTSQPLRPAKINQEFFAKISTALYQNKMLNIRYKNPQGKEHSAQIKPLALVQQGPSCYLVAQYEDNNIFHLALHRFLDVETSTFTFQRPKDFNLKQYMNEARFGFGMGKKIRLTFHIDRLQGFYLLETPLSDDQKVIEENEDYYVLQATVVESAMLNGWLASYGEEIWNVKKEYL from the coding sequence ATGAAAGGCGACAAGTTGAGCACCTTACAATTTCAGTTGGAACTATTACGCTTAATTCCAAAATCGCGCCGTATTGGAACTAAAGAATTACAAGAAAAATTGCGTGATAGTGGTTATGAGCGTGATTTGCGTTCTATTCAACGCCATTTATCCAGTTTATATGAACAATTTTGCTACGATTTAGATTGTGACGGAAAAAAACCAGCAGGCTATAAATGGAAAGAAAATAGTAGTGGATTAAATTTACCTTTGTTGAATGAACATCAATCATTGGTGTTAATGTTGGCGAGAGATCAGCTAAAAACGTTATTGCCGCCGAACATTATGAAATCAATGGAACCTTTTTTTGAGCAAGCAAAACGCAATTTATTAGAAGATGATGCGAAAAAAGCGGGTAGTGAGTGGTTAGGTAAAGTTGCTATTGCGCCAACTAGCCAGCCTTTACGCCCAGCAAAAATCAATCAAGAATTTTTTGCCAAAATTAGTACCGCACTTTATCAAAATAAAATGCTGAATATTCGCTACAAAAATCCACAAGGCAAGGAGCATTCTGCTCAAATCAAACCGCTTGCTCTGGTGCAGCAAGGCCCAAGCTGTTATTTAGTGGCGCAATATGAAGACAACAATATTTTCCATTTAGCACTACATCGTTTCCTTGATGTAGAGACTTCCACTTTTACTTTCCAACGCCCAAAAGATTTCAATTTGAAACAATATATGAATGAAGCTCGCTTTGGCTTTGGTATGGGCAAAAAAATTCGCTTAACCTTCCACATAGATCGTCTTCAAGGTTTCTATTTACTCGAAACACCTCTCTCAGATGATCAAAAAGTCATTGAAGAAAATGAGGATTACTATGTACTACAAGCCACCGTTGTCGAAAGTGCAATGCTCAATGGCTGGCTTGCAAGCTATGGTGAAGAGATTTGGAATGTGAAAAAAGAGTATTTATGA
- a CDS encoding PP2C family protein-serine/threonine phosphatase yields the protein MWKVTFCQQAGTQKKRNQDALFNGERVYQYVLKKSETIEVEKENLIIGISDGVSNSPRPDLASHYFMEKLQDCDNLNSQWLRATHQQFCEAHCQRIYGSSCTFVAAQLSPNGQCLIMNVGDSRAYRITPTGEWIQLSYDHILLNALTPNPDQCTEYATMYYGLSDALIADHEETDFRIFTEQYQLQKGDFLLLCSDGLTDDIPEHIRHAIWQKFDKIEEKLTALRQYTKHLKRRDDFSVLVLTI from the coding sequence ATGTGGAAAGTCACTTTCTGCCAACAAGCAGGGACGCAGAAAAAACGCAATCAAGATGCACTTTTTAATGGTGAACGTGTTTATCAATATGTACTAAAAAAGTCAGAAACAATTGAAGTCGAAAAGGAAAATTTGATTATCGGTATTTCTGACGGTGTGTCTAATAGCCCTCGTCCCGACCTTGCAAGCCACTATTTTATGGAAAAATTGCAAGACTGTGACAATCTCAATTCCCAATGGTTAAGAGCCACACATCAACAATTTTGTGAAGCACATTGCCAACGCATTTACGGCTCAAGCTGCACCTTTGTCGCCGCTCAACTCTCACCCAACGGACAATGTTTGATCATGAATGTGGGCGATAGTCGAGCGTATCGTATTACCCCTACGGGCGAATGGATCCAACTCAGCTATGATCATATTTTATTGAACGCACTCACACCAAACCCAGATCAATGCACAGAATATGCCACAATGTATTACGGCTTATCGGATGCACTCATCGCAGACCACGAAGAAACGGATTTCCGTATTTTTACCGAGCAATATCAATTACAAAAAGGGGATTTTCTTTTATTGTGTTCGGATGGATTAACAGACGATATCCCCGAACATATCAGACACGCCATTTGGCAGAAATTCGACAAAATCGAAGAAAAACTCACCGCACTTAGACAATATACCAAGCACCTGAAAAGACGGGATGATTTTTCGGTGTTGGTATTAACAATATAA
- the ureA gene encoding urease subunit gamma — translation MHLTSREQEKLMLFLAGELAVKRKARGVKLNYPESIAYIASHLQEAARDGMTVAEVMQYGATLLTVSDVMEGVAEMVHEVQIEATFPDGTKLVTVHNPIR, via the coding sequence ATGCATCTCACATCAAGAGAACAAGAAAAGTTGATGCTTTTTCTTGCGGGGGAACTTGCCGTTAAACGTAAAGCACGCGGTGTGAAATTAAATTATCCGGAATCAATCGCATACATTGCGAGTCATTTGCAAGAAGCTGCACGTGATGGAATGACAGTAGCTGAGGTTATGCAATATGGTGCAACTTTGTTGACAGTATCTGATGTAATGGAAGGGGTCGCAGAAATGGTACACGAAGTGCAAATCGAAGCAACCTTCCCAGATGGTACCAAATTAGTAACTGTTCATAATCCGATTAGATAA
- a CDS encoding urease accessory protein UreF, whose product MAQTLDFSRMAQLGALLHLVDPTLPIGGFNHSNGLETFVQQGKVTSKASLEEYVQTQLLQNWIYNDGAYLSLAFDAMENNDLARLIELDQELAATKIARESREGSYKLGVRLLKIFIRYENHPLLSEFQQAITAQQTKGFFPVVFAMVAKAMQLDKAETLYAFYYNAAVGSVTNGVKLIPLSQMDGQDILFDLRQPIASAVEKSLNPDLEWLGAATLANDIRAMQHEQLYTRLYMS is encoded by the coding sequence TTGGCACAAACACTAGATTTTTCTCGTATGGCACAGCTTGGTGCATTGTTGCATTTAGTTGATCCTACTTTGCCAATCGGAGGATTTAACCATTCTAATGGTCTAGAAACCTTTGTGCAGCAAGGAAAAGTCACTAGCAAAGCGAGCCTTGAAGAATATGTGCAAACGCAGTTATTGCAGAACTGGATTTATAACGATGGTGCTTATTTATCCTTAGCTTTTGATGCAATGGAAAATAATGATCTTGCACGTTTAATTGAGCTTGATCAGGAACTGGCAGCAACCAAAATTGCACGTGAAAGCCGCGAGGGAAGTTATAAGTTGGGTGTGCGTTTGTTGAAGATATTCATTCGCTATGAAAATCATCCGTTATTAAGTGAGTTTCAACAAGCTATTACCGCCCAACAAACCAAAGGTTTTTTCCCTGTCGTGTTTGCGATGGTGGCAAAAGCAATGCAGTTGGATAAAGCCGAAACGCTTTATGCGTTTTATTACAATGCGGCAGTGGGGTCAGTAACCAATGGTGTGAAATTGATTCCGCTTAGCCAAATGGACGGGCAAGATATTTTATTTGATCTACGCCAACCTATCGCAAGTGCGGTCGAAAAAAGTTTAAATCCCGATCTTGAATGGCTAGGGGCGGCAACATTGGCGAATGATATTCGAGCAATGCAGCACGAACAACTTTATACAAGATTATATATGTCTTAA
- the ureG gene encoding urease accessory protein UreG, whose amino-acid sequence MRKYIKIGVAGPVGAGKTALIERLTREIASKYSVAVITNDIYTQEDAEFLTKNSLLPPERIMGVETGGCPHTAIREDASMNLEAVDEMVARFPDVEIVFIESGGDNLSATFSPDLADVTIFVIDVAQGEKIPRKGGPGITRSDLLVINKTDLAPFVGADLSVMERDARRMRNSQPFIFTNLMKKENLDGVIGWIEKYALLKNVEEPAALVR is encoded by the coding sequence ATGCGTAAATATATTAAAATTGGTGTTGCAGGCCCAGTCGGTGCAGGTAAAACCGCATTAATTGAACGTTTAACTCGTGAAATTGCAAGCAAATACAGCGTTGCAGTGATCACAAATGATATTTATACTCAAGAAGATGCAGAGTTCTTAACAAAAAACAGCTTACTTCCGCCTGAGCGTATTATGGGGGTTGAAACAGGTGGTTGTCCACATACAGCGATTCGTGAAGATGCATCAATGAATTTGGAAGCTGTCGATGAAATGGTAGCACGTTTCCCTGATGTTGAAATTGTGTTCATTGAATCGGGTGGTGATAATCTGTCAGCAACATTTAGCCCTGATTTAGCGGATGTGACGATTTTTGTGATTGATGTTGCACAAGGTGAAAAAATTCCACGTAAAGGTGGACCGGGTATCACACGTTCTGACTTATTAGTGATTAACAAAACAGATTTAGCACCATTTGTGGGCGCAGACTTAAGTGTAATGGAACGTGATGCACGTCGTATGCGTAATAGCCAACCGTTTATTTTCACCAACTTGATGAAAAAAGAAAATCTCGATGGTGTCATCGGCTGGATTGAAAAATATGCGTTGTTGAAAAATGTAGAAGAGCCAGCTGCACTGGTTAGATAA
- the ureB gene encoding urease subunit beta has translation MIPGEYQLASGDIEANIGRKTVQIDVVNKGDRPIQVGSHYHFFETNNALEFDRTLACGMRLNVPSGNAIRFEPGEVKTVELVEFGGNKVIYGFQNKIDGKLADADE, from the coding sequence ATGATTCCAGGTGAATATCAATTAGCAAGTGGCGATATTGAAGCCAATATTGGTCGTAAAACAGTGCAAATCGATGTGGTAAACAAAGGCGATCGACCAATTCAAGTGGGCTCGCATTATCATTTTTTTGAGACCAATAATGCCTTAGAATTTGACCGCACTTTAGCGTGTGGAATGCGTTTAAATGTACCATCAGGTAATGCAATCCGTTTTGAACCGGGGGAAGTAAAAACGGTTGAATTAGTCGAGTTCGGTGGAAACAAAGTGATTTATGGTTTCCAAAACAAAATTGATGGTAAATTAGCTGATGCTGATGAGTAA
- a CDS encoding McrB family protein, whose translation MENSTQQSKSYLTDKGKQKLKGLYEYLVRSCEHEIGGWYNQYQAFYRKVGEIRQKLQNGENLNPNAEEDKQFLKELIYAKENGITTRGQSVLSENNFDLFIQSETFLGALKELMQEPNSKNFKKFDDAWKNEDKSYNPLLINRVAAACTLDVSTTADVGKFSRVFNWLIKEKIIPEYPNDPKDSWFDKNLFLVKNIRETFEEELKSKEVKEVKEVKEVKEVKKVKEVHKVDEYYLNIFIWRLYENIVAPFSLKKPIIKYGPPGTGKTYQAKSQSELLFNIWKAEYAPDADFNYQEHCEIVQFHPSFGYEDFMEGLKPRLVNGQAQLSLQNGVFKDFCKKAAQWEIDIYHLNDSKFEDLNKVTIQKLIDYRKEHPEKLTGKHWEYIFKLEDKELRILDVIPPFFFIIDEINRAELSRVLGELMYCLEYRGAKHCIKTQYSNLNDDNTGMLKLGQNYFFFIPQNIYLIGTMNTIDRSVESFDFALRRRFHWEEVLPSAELVKYHLMEKNKKWGTLAENFEALNNEIQQQPLLGPDYQIGHSYFLNLNYSETLTAKELRKFIWQDSLKPLLQEYLRGSGDEGAILKLLGKSFGITN comes from the coding sequence ATGGAAAACTCAACACAGCAGTCAAAGAGTTACTTGACAGATAAAGGTAAACAAAAACTAAAAGGTCTATATGAGTATTTGGTCAGAAGTTGTGAACATGAGATAGGAGGTTGGTATAATCAATATCAAGCCTTTTACCGCAAAGTAGGTGAGATAAGGCAGAAACTTCAGAATGGAGAAAATTTAAATCCAAATGCAGAAGAGGATAAACAATTTTTAAAAGAGCTAATCTATGCCAAGGAAAATGGTATTACAACTCGAGGTCAATCCGTTTTAAGCGAAAATAATTTTGATTTGTTTATTCAGAGTGAAACTTTTTTAGGTGCACTTAAAGAACTTATGCAAGAACCCAACTCAAAGAATTTCAAAAAATTTGATGATGCTTGGAAAAACGAAGATAAATCTTATAACCCTTTGCTGATTAATAGAGTTGCAGCAGCTTGTACGCTCGATGTTTCTACAACAGCGGATGTCGGTAAATTTTCTCGAGTTTTTAATTGGTTAATTAAGGAAAAAATCATTCCAGAATATCCTAATGATCCCAAAGATAGTTGGTTTGATAAAAATCTTTTCTTAGTTAAGAACATTAGAGAGACATTTGAAGAGGAATTGAAGAGCAAGGAGGTTAAGGAGGTTAAGGAGGTTAAGGAGGTTAAGGAGGTTAAGAAGGTTAAGGAGGTGCATAAGGTTGATGAGTATTATTTAAATATCTTTATTTGGCGATTATATGAAAATATTGTAGCTCCGTTTAGTTTAAAAAAACCAATTATAAAATATGGTCCACCGGGCACTGGTAAAACATATCAAGCAAAATCACAGTCTGAGCTGTTATTTAATATATGGAAAGCAGAATATGCACCGGATGCGGATTTCAACTATCAAGAACATTGTGAAATTGTACAATTCCACCCCTCCTTTGGTTATGAAGATTTTATGGAAGGGTTGAAGCCTAGATTGGTTAATGGACAGGCACAACTGTCATTGCAGAACGGTGTATTCAAGGATTTTTGTAAAAAAGCCGCTCAATGGGAAATCGATATCTATCATTTGAATGATTCAAAGTTTGAGGATTTGAACAAGGTGACCATTCAAAAGCTTATCGATTATCGTAAAGAGCATCCTGAAAAGTTAACAGGGAAACACTGGGAATATATCTTCAAATTAGAAGATAAAGAACTGAGAATTTTAGATGTGATTCCACCTTTTTTCTTTATTATTGATGAAATTAATCGTGCGGAATTATCTCGTGTTTTAGGGGAGTTAATGTATTGCTTAGAATATCGCGGAGCAAAACATTGTATCAAAACGCAATATAGTAATTTAAATGATGACAATACTGGAATGCTAAAGCTGGGTCAGAATTATTTCTTCTTTATTCCTCAAAATATTTATTTAATCGGTACAATGAATACCATTGATCGAAGTGTAGAAAGTTTTGATTTTGCGTTAAGACGTCGATTTCACTGGGAAGAGGTTTTACCAAGTGCCGAATTAGTAAAATACCATTTGATGGAGAAAAATAAGAAGTGGGGCACGTTAGCAGAAAATTTCGAAGCGTTAAATAATGAAATACAACAACAACCATTACTTGGACCAGATTATCAAATAGGACATTCATATTTTTTAAATTTAAATTATTCTGAAACTCTCACCGCTAAAGAATTAAGAAAATTCATTTGGCAAGATTCGCTAAAACCTTTGTTACAAGAATATCTGAGAGGATCGGGTGATGAGGGGGCGATTTTAAAACTTTTAGGAAAATCATTTGGGATTACAAATTAA
- a CDS encoding urease accessory protein UreD, translating into MNSKLILSTKLTANSKTQLNDYFVSPPFKLMTLPVYDDPWQNGLNAMQMSSSPGLLGGDHLDIQISLAENTALSLNTQAFTRVQAMNEQDFAEQITKITLAKNSHLFYLPHPLVLHKNSALKQKTQIEVGENAELIYGEIVAIGRVLNGERFEFRQFSSHLKITSGNKVLVSDCIQWLPATMSLTALSQMEEYSHQGSLIYLNLAQNATELKQLILEIRDSIGEPNNMLVGISQLNEGGFMLRVLSHRADVIQQLFDKIGLKLKQH; encoded by the coding sequence ATGAACAGTAAATTAATCCTTTCCACGAAGTTAACCGCTAATAGTAAAACACAGCTAAATGACTATTTCGTTTCCCCACCTTTTAAATTGATGACCCTACCTGTTTATGACGATCCTTGGCAAAATGGTTTGAATGCAATGCAAATGTCATCTTCGCCGGGTTTATTAGGTGGCGATCATTTAGATATTCAAATTTCTCTCGCAGAAAATACCGCACTTTCATTGAATACGCAGGCATTCACTCGTGTGCAAGCTATGAATGAGCAAGATTTTGCGGAGCAAATCACAAAAATCACACTTGCTAAAAATAGTCATTTATTCTATTTGCCACATCCTTTAGTATTGCACAAGAATTCTGCACTGAAGCAAAAAACACAGATTGAAGTAGGCGAAAATGCTGAACTGATTTATGGTGAAATTGTAGCGATTGGGCGCGTGTTAAATGGCGAGCGTTTTGAGTTCCGCCAATTTTCATCGCACTTAAAAATTACTTCAGGAAATAAAGTGCTTGTTTCTGATTGCATACAATGGCTACCAGCAACGATGAGCCTCACTGCATTGAGCCAAATGGAAGAATATTCACATCAAGGATCACTGATTTATTTAAACTTAGCTCAAAATGCCACTGAATTAAAACAGCTAATTTTAGAGATTCGAGACAGTATCGGCGAGCCAAATAATATGCTTGTCGGAATTTCTCAATTAAATGAAGGTGGTTTTATGTTGCGAGTTTTATCGCATCGTGCGGATGTCATTCAACAATTATTTGACAAAATCGGTCTCAAATTGAAACAACATTAG